Part of the Paenibacillus aurantius genome, AACGGTCCGTGAAAGTAAGAGTTGTATCCATTCTGCAGCGCATGCTCCTGGAAGCCCTCCGCTTCCCGTGGAACGAAATCGTCGCTGCTTCGGGATACGGCGGATTGGGGGCGGTGCCAGATATTCTCGGCGGACATCCCCATGCAGTTGATCACCGTCTTGTTAAAATGCAGAGCGACGGACGCTTCAAGCGCCTGATGAGCCGCTGCGGCGCCGCGTCCGGCGGAGTGATAATATTTCAAATAGTTGCCGACGGCGCTCTGGCTGTCGACCTTCACGAAATCGATTCCCTGCAGACGAAGGAAGTTATGCCAGGCGTTCCAGAAGCCGAAGCCGCGCCCCGCATCGGGAAACGGGATTCGATGGCCTTTGCTCGTCGTCCAAAGGTAGTCCGCATATTCCCTGGCCAGCGGACTGTCGGGGTGAATCCCGCCCCAGTAGCCCATGATGGTATGCCAGACCCCTACCCAGTTGACGCCGTAATTCTCCTTAAGCTCGCGGACGGCATTGGCGAGTCCTTTCGGGAATTTGGCCAGCTCCGCCTCGAAGGCCGCCAGCTTGTTGTCCGTCGTCTTCGACCAGCCATCGTCGATCATGAACCAGCGGACCGGAAGCTCCTTCTCCTTGAGCTCCGCCGCCTTGGCCAGCAGTCCCTCTTCGTTCACTTGCTGGTAAAAGGCATCCCAGCTGCACCAGCCGAGATAATCGAGAATCTCCGGATACGTCTTGTCGGTTCGGGGAAGAGTGGAATAATCGAGCTCTTTCAAGGCGCGATGAACCTGATCCTGGATTAGCTGGTACGGATTACGGCCGGTTCCAAGAATAAAAGCAAACGCATCCGTACGGACCAGTCCCCCTTGATGCGAGGAAACCCGGATGGACAAGCCCTCTTCGGTGCCGCCAAGATCCGTCCGGAAAACGGGACCGCAAACCGGCAGCAGGTGGCAGTACGTATGGGAGGTTTTCCACAGGAGCGATTGGGTCCGCTCCGGGAGCCGGGTCAGATCCGGATCGAAGTGGGGGCGGGTCCACCAGTCCTTATGCTGGTAGTTGGCCAAAAGGCTTTGAACGTCCTCCAGGCTGTCCATACTGACGAGAATGCCTCCCGATGGGGCGAAACTTTTCTGGCTGCCGAAATCACTCGGGTTGCGGATTTCTCCATGAACATACACCAGAACACTATTCTCTTGGCAGCGGAACACAAGCCGAACGTTGATCGTGTCGTCCTCATTGCCGTAAAAGCAGGTATGGTCGGTGTACGGCCCGAGCTTTCCGGTATCCTCGGTCGTAAGAAAGGTCTTGTAGGAAAGCTTCTCCACCGCATGGGAATCCAACCGGACGGATACATGGAAGCCGTTCATGACTTGACCCAAGCCTTCGACGGCAATGCTTTGGTTATCCGAAATATACGTAAACATACCCTTCTCCTTTGCGACCCGGGCGCCTTGCCTTATATTAGCAAGGCGCTTGATCATATATAGTTCCTTCTATTTCCGATGGGTCTGCTCTTGTCCGGTTCCAGGCCTTCCGCAGGAATTGCGGATGACAAGAGCAGGTTGGATCCGACGACGGACGGGGCTCTCTTCCTGCGTCCCTTCGAGTCGAGCCAGGAGCCTTTGCGCGGCAAGCATACCCATTTGACGAAAAGGCTGCCTGACCGTCGTCAGAGACGGGAACGACCAGGCGGCGGCCGAAATATCATCGAAGCCGACGATGGACAGGTCCTCCGGAACGCGAAGTCCGCCCTCCTGGGCGGCTTGAAGGGCTCCGAAGGCGGTATCGTCGTTGGATGCCAAGACAGCGCTTACCTCCCGGCCGTTCAACAGCTTCCGCATGGCCGCGTAACCAGTTTCGCTCGTCCACTCGGAAGGTACCGTCCATTCCGGCCGGATCGGCAAGCCCCTCTCCTCCATCGCTTCCCGGTAGCCCCGGTAGCGGGCACCGCTTGCGGAGGCGGATTCCGGACCGGCTATGAAGCCGATGCGCTCGTGGCCGAGGGAATGCAGATACCCGACGAGTTCCTTGATCCCGCCTTTATTGTCCACATCGATGCCGATCAGCTCCGGCCGTCCGCCATCGTCCCCGATAAGCGCCAGCGGGACGCCCGATTCGGCCATTAGCCTAAGCTCCTCCGGATCCCGCTTGCGGAAGCTCACCAGAATAAGGCCGTCCGCCTGTCCTTCGTGAAGCATATTGAGATAGGCCGATTCCCTGTCGTAATGAGAAGTGCGGCTGAGGAACATACAGCTGTACCCGTTGCTCTTCACCGTCTCCTCCACCCCCTTGAGAATTCCGGAGTAGAAGATGTTGGAGATATCGTCGACCACGACCCCGATCAGATGAGTGCGGTTGAGAACCAGCCGTCGAGCGTTAGCATTGCGGTGGTAACGGAGCTCACGGATCGCTTTCTCCAGCGCATCGCGAGTGGGCTGCTTCACCGGATGCCCGTTCAAATACCGGGAAACGGTGCTTTTGGAAGTGCCCGCCAAGCGGGCTACGTCATGTATCGTTGGTCCCAGAATAATCCCGCCTAATGGTAGTTTCTCTCACAATGGGAACGTTCCCATTTCATTATTCAGCATAGAGGTTTGGCTTCTGGCTGTCAACAAAGGATTTGTACCCAAACTCTTTACAGCAAATCAAAAAGAGGCTTACCCGAGGTAGCCTCTCCTGGCGCCTTTTTCCTGGCGACACTTACTCCTTGATCCCCACTCGGGCCACAATCGGATAATGATCGGATGGGTATCCTCCGTCCCTCTGCTCCCGGTCCACCTTAACCTCCTGAAAAACAAACTCCCGCGAAGCGAAAATGTAATCGATCGGCTCTCCGTCCGCCCCTCCCTGGAAGCTGTGGGCCGTTAACCCCACCGGACCCTCGATTAAGGTATAGGCATTCGTCAACCATGGCTCCCCTTCCTCCTGGCCGAGCCGCTCGAACAGCTGAATGGCCGGATCGGCCGGATAACTGTTCATATCCCCCATGAGAAGGATCGGCAGCTGAAGCTTTTGCCTGTGTTCCGCCACCATCCGGCCGATGACGCCGGCGCCCTTCTCCCTTGCCTCCCCGCTTGCGTGATCCAGATGGGTGTTATAGGCCATCCATTCCTGGCCGCTGTCCTTCAGACGGAAACGCCCCCAAGTGCAGATTCGCGGGAAGTAGCTGTTCCACGATTTCGACGAGATGACCTCCGGGGTTTCCGAGAGCCAGAACTGCCCCTGGTCGACCACCTCGAGGCGGTCCGTGCGGTAGAAGATGGCACTGTGTTCATTCTCCCCGCCGCCGAACCTTCCTTCCCCGATCCAGCCATAGCCGGGAAGCTGCTCCGCCAGCTCATTCAGCATGGCCAGGTAGCCTTCCTGTGTTCCGATAAGCAGAGGCGCATGCTCCCGGATGGCTTCCGCCGCCCGGTGAAACCGGTAAGGCCAGGCGTTCTCCCCGTCGTTCGGCGTGCTGTAACGTAAATTGAACGTCATGATTGTACAGTCCATTAAAATCACCTCATGAGTGGGTCTGGTTCTATTCTTTCACCGAGCCCAGCATTATCCCGTGAATGAAATACTTCTGAAGAAACGGATAGATGACGAGAATGGGAACCATCGAAACGACGATTTTGGCGGCATTCAGTGTTTTATCTGAAATTTTGGCCAATATCTCCTGCTGCGTTGAATCGATCTCCGACACATTCAGCTGCACCACCAGCTGTTGAATGTACGTCTGAAGCGGGTAATACTCCGCGCTTCGCATGAAGATCATCCCGTCGAAAAAAGCGTTCCAATGCCCCACGACGCTGAACAGCGTAACCGTGGCCAGGGAAGGAAGCGAAAGCGGAAGGAAGATCCGCAGCAGCATGTACCACGGTCCCGCTCCGTCGATGTACCCCGCTTCCGTCAGCTCTTTCGGCATGTTCCGGAAAAAGTTCATAAGCAGAATGACATTGAACACCGGAACGGCTCCCGGAAGCACGAGCGCCCAGATCGAATTGAACATCCCGAGTGCTTTCACGGTCAAGTAAAGAGGAATGATGCCTCCGCTGAACAGCATCGTAAACAGCATAAACCACATGTAGAGGTTTCTTCGCGGGAATTCCTTGGCGCTTCTGGATAAAGGATAGGCCATCAGCACCGTCAGGACGAAGTTAATGCCGCCTCCGAGGAGAACCCGCTTGACCGAAACCAGGAAGGAATTAATGAAATGGGGCTCCTCGATAATTTTGCGGTAGGACTCGATATTGAAGCCGACGGGCCAGAATTTGACGAGTCCCCCCGCTGCCGCCGCATTGCTGCTGAACGACACGGAGATTGTGTGCAGAACCGGTGCCAAGGACATTAGCGAAACGAGAAGCATAAGGATCAGAATGGAGGCTTCCCCCAGCTTAGCTCCCCAGGTTTGATTGCGTACCATAGCTTTTTCACCTGCCTGTCAGAAGATGCGGTAATGGGCGTACTTGTAGGCTATCCGGTAAGAGATGACGATCAGAATAAAACCGATTGCCGATTTCAGCAAACCGACGGCAGCAGCGAATCCGTATTGGGCCTGAACGAGACCTACCCGGTAGACGTAGGTGTCGATAATATCCGCCGATTGGTAGACGACCGGATTGTACATATTGAAGATTTGATCGAA contains:
- a CDS encoding LacI family DNA-binding transcriptional regulator, with translation MILGPTIHDVARLAGTSKSTVSRYLNGHPVKQPTRDALEKAIRELRYHRNANARRLVLNRTHLIGVVVDDISNIFYSGILKGVEETVKSNGYSCMFLSRTSHYDRESAYLNMLHEGQADGLILVSFRKRDPEELRLMAESGVPLALIGDDGGRPELIGIDVDNKGGIKELVGYLHSLGHERIGFIAGPESASASGARYRGYREAMEERGLPIRPEWTVPSEWTSETGYAAMRKLLNGREVSAVLASNDDTAFGALQAAQEGGLRVPEDLSIVGFDDISAAAWSFPSLTTVRQPFRQMGMLAAQRLLARLEGTQEESPVRRRIQPALVIRNSCGRPGTGQEQTHRK
- a CDS encoding endonuclease/exonuclease/phosphatase family protein; this translates as MTFNLRYSTPNDGENAWPYRFHRAAEAIREHAPLLIGTQEGYLAMLNELAEQLPGYGWIGEGRFGGGENEHSAIFYRTDRLEVVDQGQFWLSETPEVISSKSWNSYFPRICTWGRFRLKDSGQEWMAYNTHLDHASGEAREKGAGVIGRMVAEHRQKLQLPILLMGDMNSYPADPAIQLFERLGQEEGEPWLTNAYTLIEGPVGLTAHSFQGGADGEPIDYIFASREFVFQEVKVDREQRDGGYPSDHYPIVARVGIKE
- a CDS encoding Sip1-related alpha-galactosidase gives rise to the protein MFTYISDNQSIAVEGLGQVMNGFHVSVRLDSHAVEKLSYKTFLTTEDTGKLGPYTDHTCFYGNEDDTINVRLVFRCQENSVLVYVHGEIRNPSDFGSQKSFAPSGGILVSMDSLEDVQSLLANYQHKDWWTRPHFDPDLTRLPERTQSLLWKTSHTYCHLLPVCGPVFRTDLGGTEEGLSIRVSSHQGGLVRTDAFAFILGTGRNPYQLIQDQVHRALKELDYSTLPRTDKTYPEILDYLGWCSWDAFYQQVNEEGLLAKAAELKEKELPVRWFMIDDGWSKTTDNKLAAFEAELAKFPKGLANAVRELKENYGVNWVGVWHTIMGYWGGIHPDSPLAREYADYLWTTSKGHRIPFPDAGRGFGFWNAWHNFLRLQGIDFVKVDSQSAVGNYLKYYHSAGRGAAAAHQALEASVALHFNKTVINCMGMSAENIWHRPQSAVSRSSDDFVPREAEGFQEHALQNGYNSYFHGPFYWGDWDMFWTINHDDVQNAVLRAVSGGPVYFSDAVGRTDPAKVWPLIYKNGRIIRCEETPNPTEDCLTLDPARTAVPLKLWNTCQGAGVVAAFHVLLSEGAVTGTIGGKDIPHLAERECLVYEHFSGSTFLLQPGESREITLEKGQCALYLLLPLTGPVTPIGLTEKYVSIDAVREVRTGDRSTFVFLKEAGPFTFQAESKPQEVLVFGTPVEIQEKGDGLYTVHTGAWEGEVAVEIIHS
- a CDS encoding carbohydrate ABC transporter permease; its protein translation is MVRNQTWGAKLGEASILILMLLVSLMSLAPVLHTISVSFSSNAAAAGGLVKFWPVGFNIESYRKIIEEPHFINSFLVSVKRVLLGGGINFVLTVLMAYPLSRSAKEFPRRNLYMWFMLFTMLFSGGIIPLYLTVKALGMFNSIWALVLPGAVPVFNVILLMNFFRNMPKELTEAGYIDGAGPWYMLLRIFLPLSLPSLATVTLFSVVGHWNAFFDGMIFMRSAEYYPLQTYIQQLVVQLNVSEIDSTQQEILAKISDKTLNAAKIVVSMVPILVIYPFLQKYFIHGIMLGSVKE